One part of the Salmo salar unplaced genomic scaffold, Ssal_v3.1, whole genome shotgun sequence genome encodes these proteins:
- the LOC123740637 gene encoding mastermind-like protein 3 — translation LQQQQQQQHLPRQMVQGQRNPYPQVNQYQGTPQEMAVRSQALQNIRATRLLQQQQQQQQQNQQMVQMNQGIPGGSVGPQPDMGLPYGGQGAGQQSLYSLNPSMSQMMQQQHQQNQSVQASMGLPPGHNPAAQAQRQAGGGVGGGGGYGGPQGMMMNSMSQQPLKGPPKAQAQRLQGMLGIGGGGPQGGMGGWPPSRGSPSRGWEGQEGGATAPCSLDRDNSLHTHAWPSNTSLGTHRDTPHPQAMGQGQPMDPRAMNPAAGMAGPMIAPHMAGPGQPRTNQPRPMVMPGQGVMGQGVPNMGAFGQGPAMGVGPGGGGGGGYVGQGGVGVGGQPQGYQRTSSQDLSSYGYGAGRWRPSGGGFGLADGTGADLDSSDGWMEEFFPNQ, via the exons GAACGCCCCAGGAGATGGCGGTGAGGAGCCAGGCTCTCCAGAACATCCGCGCCACCCGCCtcctccaacaacaacaacaacaacaacaacagaaccagcaGATGGTCCAGATGAACCAGGGCATCCCAGGGGGCTCGGTGGGCCCACAACCCGACATGGGCCTCCCCTACGGCGGGCAGGGAGCCGGCCAGCAGTCCCTCTACAGCCTCAACCCCTCCATGAGCCAAATGATGCAGCAGCAGCACCAACAGAACCAAAGCGTCCAGGCCTCCATGGGTCTTCCACCAGGACACAACCCAGCGGCGCAGGCCCAGAGGCAGGcaggaggaggggttggaggtggaggaggatacGGAGGACCACAGGGGATGATGATGAACTCAATGTCCCAGCAGCCCCTCAAGGGCCCGCCCAAAGCCCAGGCCCAGAGGTTGCAGGGCATGCTGGGAATTGGAGGAGGAGGACcacagggagggatgggagggtggCCACCCAGCAGGGGCAGTCCCTCCAGGGGATGGGagggccaggaggg GGGGGCTACGGCTCCATGCAGCCTGGACCGGGACAACAGCCTCCACACCCACGCCTGGCCAAGCAACACTTCCCTGGGCACCCACAGGGACACCCCCCACCCCCAGGCTATGGGTCAGGGCCAGCCCATGGACCCCAGGGCTATGAACCCTGCGGCGGGCATGGCCGGGCCCATGATTGCCCCTCACATGGCTGGACCAGGACAGCCCAGGACCAACCAGCCCAGACCCATGGTAATGCCGGGACAGGGGGTGATGGGCCAGGGCGTGCCCAACATGGGGGCGTTTGGACAGGGGCCGGCGATGGGGGTGGGCcctggaggtgggggtggaggagggtatGTGGGACAAGGAGGGGTAGGGGTCGGAGGTCAGCCTCAGGGCTACCAGAGGACGTCTAGTCAGGACCTGTCATCTTATGGATACGGGGCGGGCAGGTGGCGCCCGTCGGGCGGGGGGTTCGGATTGGCCGACGGGACAGGGGCGGACTTGGACTCAAGTGACGGTTGGATGGAAGAGTTCTTCCCCAACCAATAG